A window from Pseudomonas alloputida encodes these proteins:
- a CDS encoding HU family DNA-binding protein, with protein MALTKDQLIADIAESIAAPKATAKNALEQLGQIVADQLENGAEITLPGIGKLKVSERPARTGRNPSTGAAIEIAAKKVVKFVPAKVLTDAINK; from the coding sequence ATGGCATTGACCAAAGACCAACTGATTGCCGACATCGCCGAATCGATCGCCGCGCCAAAAGCCACCGCCAAGAACGCTCTGGAGCAACTGGGCCAGATCGTTGCTGACCAACTGGAAAACGGCGCTGAAATCACTCTGCCAGGCATCGGCAAGCTGAAAGTCTCCGAGCGTCCTGCCCGTACCGGCCGCAACCCTTCGACTGGCGCTGCCATCGAAATCGCTGCCAAGAAAGTCGTCAAGTTCGTTCCAGCCAAAGTGCTGACCGACGCCATCAACAAGTAA
- the rlmF gene encoding 23S rRNA (adenine(1618)-N(6))-methyltransferase RlmF gives MTPNKPTLHPRNRHQGRYDFPSLIKAHPDLARFTITNPHGKPSIDFANPEAVRVFNRALLKAQYGIQHWDIPADYLCPPIPGRADYIHVAADLLADDNAGDVPRGAQVRALDIGVGANCIYPLLGYSDYRWRFLGSDIDPVALASAKAIVQANGLGKAITLRQQANRAHILSGLLQEGERFDLTLCNPPFHASRDEATRGSQRKWKNLGKQDPKRKLPVLNFGGQNNELWCEGGEIRFVTQLIGESVQYAERVLWFTSLVSKASNLPGIEAALKKSGAKAVRIIEMGQGQKQSRMVAWSFLDDAARQAWHAQRKSQA, from the coding sequence ATGACCCCGAACAAACCCACCCTGCACCCGCGCAACCGCCACCAGGGTCGCTACGACTTCCCCAGCCTGATCAAGGCCCACCCTGATCTGGCCCGTTTCACCATCACCAACCCCCACGGCAAGCCCAGCATCGACTTTGCCAACCCCGAAGCCGTCCGCGTGTTCAACCGTGCACTGCTCAAGGCCCAGTACGGCATCCAGCACTGGGACATCCCAGCCGATTACCTGTGCCCGCCCATTCCTGGCCGTGCCGACTACATCCACGTAGCCGCCGATCTGTTGGCCGATGACAATGCTGGCGACGTCCCAAGGGGTGCCCAAGTGCGCGCGCTGGACATCGGCGTGGGGGCCAACTGCATCTATCCACTGCTGGGCTACAGTGACTACCGCTGGCGCTTCCTCGGCTCGGACATCGACCCGGTGGCGCTGGCCTCGGCCAAGGCTATCGTCCAGGCCAATGGCCTGGGCAAAGCCATTACCCTGCGCCAGCAGGCCAACCGAGCGCACATCCTCAGTGGCCTGCTGCAGGAGGGCGAACGCTTTGACCTGACCCTGTGCAACCCGCCCTTCCATGCCTCACGCGACGAAGCCACCCGCGGCAGCCAGCGCAAATGGAAGAACCTCGGCAAACAGGACCCCAAACGCAAGCTGCCCGTGCTGAACTTCGGTGGCCAGAACAATGAACTGTGGTGCGAGGGTGGCGAAATCCGCTTTGTCACCCAGCTGATCGGCGAAAGCGTGCAGTACGCCGAACGGGTACTTTGGTTCACCAGCCTGGTGTCCAAGGCCAGCAACCTGCCGGGCATCGAAGCCGCGTTGAAGAAGTCCGGCGCCAAGGCCGTACGCATCATTGAGATGGGCCAGGGGCAGAAACAGAGCCGCATGGTCGCCTGGAGCTTCCTTGACGACGCCGCACGCCAAGCCTGGCACGCCCAGCGTAAATCACAGGCATGA
- a CDS encoding valine--tRNA ligase has product MDKTYQPHAIETSWYNTWESENYFAPQGAGESYTIMIPPPNVTGSLHMGHGFNNAIMDALIRFRRMQGRDTLWQPGTDHAGIATQMLVERQLEAKGQNRHDLGREKFLEKVWEWKDQSGGNISRQIRRLGSSVDWSRERFTMDDGLSEAVKEAFVRLHEDGLIYRGKRLVNWDTKLHTAISDLEVENHDEKGHLWNLRYPLADGAKTAEGQDYLVVATTRPETLLGDAAVAVNPNDERYQALIGKFVELPLVGRRIPIIADDYCDPEFGTGCVKITPAHDFNDYEVGKRHNLPLLNIFDKNAFVLSSAQAFNLDGSVNEQVDTQLPAQYANLDRFVARKQIVADLDAQGLLVSIDDHALKVPKGDRSGTVIEPWLTDQWYVSTKPLAEPAIAAVEDGRIQFVPKQYENMYFSWMRDIQDWCISRQLWWGHRIPAWYDEAGQVYVGRNEEEVRAKHKLGADVVLRQDDDVLDTWFSSGLWTFSTLGWPEQTEFLKKFHSTDVLVTGFDIIFFWVARMIMLTMHLIKNEDGTPQVPFKTVYVHGLVRDGQGQKMSKSKGNVLDPLDIVDGITLDALLEKRTSGMMQPKLAEKIAKQTKAEFPEGIASYGTDALRFTFCSLASTGRDIKFDMGRVEGYRNFCNKIWNAARYVLDKGEDCGQNGEAYELSLADRWIISQLQRTEAEVTRQLEQFRFDLASQALYEFIWNQYCDWYLELSKPVLWDENAPVERARGTRRTLVRVLEVALRLAHPFMPFITEEIWQRIAPLAGIDGKTIMLQPWPVANEARIDAAAEGDIEWLKELMVGLRNIRAEMNIGPGKPLPLFLKNANADDQRRLQENEALLKKLAKVESFTVLGDADEAPLSATALVGDLQVLVPMAGLIDKDAELARLNKEIQRLQGEVQRVGGKLSNTAFVDKAPPAVIEKERAKLAESEQALANFTEQHARIAAL; this is encoded by the coding sequence ATGGATAAGACCTACCAGCCGCACGCAATCGAAACTTCCTGGTACAACACCTGGGAGTCCGAGAACTATTTCGCTCCACAAGGTGCAGGCGAGTCCTACACCATCATGATCCCGCCGCCGAACGTAACCGGCAGCCTGCACATGGGCCACGGGTTCAACAACGCGATCATGGACGCCCTGATCCGTTTCCGCCGCATGCAAGGCCGCGACACCCTGTGGCAGCCAGGCACCGATCACGCGGGTATCGCCACGCAGATGCTGGTCGAGCGCCAACTTGAAGCCAAAGGCCAGAACCGTCATGACCTGGGCCGCGAAAAGTTCCTGGAAAAAGTCTGGGAATGGAAGGATCAGTCCGGTGGCAACATCAGCCGCCAGATTCGCCGCCTGGGCTCGTCGGTAGACTGGAGCCGCGAGCGCTTCACCATGGACGACGGCCTCTCCGAAGCAGTGAAAGAAGCGTTCGTGCGCCTGCATGAAGATGGCCTTATCTACCGCGGCAAGCGCCTGGTCAACTGGGACACCAAGCTGCACACAGCCATCTCCGACCTCGAAGTGGAAAACCACGACGAGAAAGGCCACCTGTGGAACCTGCGCTACCCGCTGGCCGACGGCGCCAAGACCGCCGAAGGCCAGGACTACCTGGTAGTTGCCACCACGCGTCCGGAAACCCTGCTGGGTGACGCTGCCGTGGCCGTCAACCCGAACGACGAACGCTATCAGGCACTGATCGGCAAATTCGTCGAACTGCCATTGGTCGGCCGCCGCATCCCGATCATCGCCGATGACTACTGCGACCCCGAGTTCGGTACCGGTTGCGTGAAGATCACACCGGCCCACGACTTCAACGACTACGAAGTCGGCAAGCGTCATAACCTGCCGCTGCTGAACATCTTCGACAAGAACGCCTTCGTGCTGTCCAGCGCCCAGGCCTTCAACCTCGACGGCAGCGTTAACGAGCAGGTCGACACCCAGCTGCCGGCCCAGTACGCCAACCTTGACCGCTTTGTCGCGCGCAAGCAGATCGTCGCCGACCTGGACGCCCAGGGCCTGCTGGTCAGCATCGACGACCACGCCCTGAAAGTGCCGAAAGGCGACCGCTCCGGCACGGTCATCGAGCCGTGGCTGACCGACCAGTGGTACGTTTCCACCAAGCCGCTGGCAGAGCCTGCCATCGCCGCCGTGGAAGATGGCCGCATCCAGTTCGTGCCCAAGCAATACGAGAATATGTACTTCTCCTGGATGCGCGATATCCAGGACTGGTGCATCAGCCGCCAGCTGTGGTGGGGCCATCGCATTCCTGCGTGGTACGACGAGGCCGGCCAGGTCTACGTTGGCCGCAACGAGGAAGAAGTGCGCGCCAAGCACAAGCTGGGCGCCGACGTGGTCCTGCGTCAGGATGACGACGTACTCGACACCTGGTTCAGCTCGGGCCTGTGGACATTCTCCACCCTGGGCTGGCCGGAGCAGACCGAATTCCTCAAGAAGTTCCACTCCACCGACGTGCTGGTGACTGGCTTCGACATCATCTTCTTCTGGGTTGCGCGCATGATCATGCTGACCATGCACCTGATCAAGAACGAAGACGGCACCCCGCAGGTACCGTTCAAGACCGTGTACGTGCACGGCCTGGTACGTGACGGCCAGGGCCAGAAGATGTCCAAGTCCAAGGGCAACGTGCTGGACCCGCTGGACATCGTCGACGGCATCACCCTCGACGCCCTGCTGGAAAAACGCACCAGCGGCATGATGCAGCCCAAGCTTGCCGAGAAGATCGCCAAGCAGACCAAGGCCGAGTTCCCCGAAGGTATTGCCAGCTACGGCACCGACGCCCTGCGCTTCACCTTCTGCTCGCTGGCCTCGACCGGCCGCGACATCAAGTTCGACATGGGCCGCGTCGAAGGCTACCGCAACTTCTGCAACAAGATCTGGAACGCAGCCCGCTACGTGCTGGACAAGGGTGAAGACTGCGGCCAGAACGGCGAAGCCTACGAGCTGTCGCTGGCCGACCGCTGGATCATCTCGCAGCTTCAGCGTACCGAAGCCGAAGTAACCCGCCAGCTGGAGCAGTTCCGCTTTGACCTGGCCAGCCAGGCGCTGTACGAGTTTATCTGGAACCAGTACTGCGACTGGTACCTGGAGCTGTCCAAACCGGTACTGTGGGACGAAAACGCCCCGGTAGAGCGCGCCCGTGGCACCCGCCGCACCTTGGTGCGCGTGCTGGAAGTGGCACTGCGTCTTGCGCATCCGTTCATGCCGTTCATCACCGAAGAAATCTGGCAGCGCATCGCGCCGCTGGCCGGCATCGACGGCAAGACCATCATGCTGCAGCCATGGCCAGTGGCCAACGAAGCACGTATTGACGCCGCTGCCGAAGGCGACATCGAGTGGCTGAAAGAGTTGATGGTCGGCCTGCGCAATATCCGCGCCGAAATGAACATCGGCCCCGGCAAGCCGCTGCCGCTGTTCCTGAAGAACGCCAACGCCGACGACCAGCGCCGCCTGCAGGAAAACGAAGCGCTGCTGAAGAAGCTGGCCAAGGTCGAGTCGTTCACCGTACTGGGTGATGCCGACGAAGCGCCGCTGTCCGCTACCGCCCTGGTCGGTGACCTGCAAGTGCTGGTGCCAATGGCCGGGCTGATCGACAAGGATGCCGAGCTGGCGCGCCTGAACAAGGAAATCCAGCGTCTGCAAGGTGAAGTGCAACGTGTTGGCGGCAAGCTGTCCAACACAGCCTTCGTCGACAAGGCCCCGCCTGCGGTGATCGAGAAGGAACGCGCCAAGCTGGCCGAGTCCGAACAGGCCCTGGCCAACTTCACCGAGCAGCATGCGCGGATTGCAGCGCTGTAA
- a CDS encoding DNA polymerase III subunit chi, with protein sequence MSKVDFYILPTDSLSARLDFACKLCEKAWRLGHRVYLHCQDAEQRSELDQRLWRFKGEAFVPHDLAEVHADADVVLGLADNAGEHHGLLINLGASVPGFVGQFERVAEIVVEEPAIRQSARERFRFYREQGYALQDHRLQRL encoded by the coding sequence ATGAGCAAAGTCGACTTCTACATTCTGCCCACCGACTCGCTGTCGGCGCGGCTCGATTTCGCCTGCAAACTGTGCGAGAAAGCTTGGCGCCTCGGCCACCGGGTCTATCTGCACTGCCAGGATGCCGAACAGCGCAGTGAACTGGACCAGCGCTTGTGGCGCTTCAAGGGCGAGGCCTTCGTGCCCCACGACCTCGCCGAGGTGCATGCCGATGCTGACGTGGTTCTGGGCCTGGCTGACAACGCCGGCGAGCACCACGGTCTGCTGATCAACCTCGGCGCCAGCGTGCCGGGCTTTGTCGGGCAGTTCGAGCGGGTGGCCGAAATCGTTGTTGAAGAGCCGGCTATCCGCCAATCAGCCCGTGAGCGATTCCGTTTCTACCGCGAACAGGGCTATGCTCTGCAAGACCACCGCTTACAGCGACTTTGA
- a CDS encoding leucyl aminopeptidase, whose product MELVVKSVAAASVKTATLVLPVGENRKLGTVAQAVDQACEGAISAVLKRGDLAGKPGQTLLLQNLSGLKAERVLLVGSGKEEALGDRAWRKLVASVAGVLKGLNGADAVLALDDIAVSNRDAHYGKYRLLAETLLDGEYVFDRFKSQKAEPRALKKVTLLADKAGQAEVERAVKHASAIASGMAFTRDLGNLPPNLCHPSYLAEQAKELGKAHKALKVEVLDEKKIKDLGMGAFYAVGQGSDQPPRLIVLNYQGGKKADKPFVLVGKGITFDTGGISLKPGAGMDEMKYDMCGAASVFGTLRAVLELQLPINLVCLLACAENMPSGGATRPGDIVTTMSGQTVEILNTDAEGRLVLCDTLTYAERFKPQAVIDIATLTGACIVALGSHTSGLMGNNDDLVGQLLDAGKRADDRAWQLPLFEEYQEQLDSPFADMGNIGGPKAGTITAGCFLSRFAKAYNWAHMDIAGTAWVSGGKDKGATGRPVPLLTQYLLDRAGA is encoded by the coding sequence ATGGAACTGGTTGTAAAAAGCGTAGCTGCTGCATCCGTAAAAACCGCCACACTGGTCCTTCCGGTAGGTGAAAACCGCAAGCTCGGCACTGTTGCCCAGGCTGTCGACCAGGCCTGCGAAGGCGCCATCAGCGCCGTGCTCAAGCGCGGCGACCTGGCCGGTAAGCCGGGCCAGACCCTGCTGCTACAGAACCTTTCGGGCCTGAAAGCCGAGCGCGTGCTGCTGGTGGGCAGCGGCAAGGAAGAAGCCCTGGGCGACCGCGCCTGGCGCAAACTGGTGGCCAGTGTCGCTGGCGTGCTCAAGGGCCTGAACGGCGCTGACGCAGTACTGGCCCTGGACGATATCGCGGTCAGCAACCGCGACGCCCATTACGGCAAGTACCGCCTGCTGGCCGAAACCCTGCTGGACGGCGAATATGTGTTCGACCGTTTCAAGAGCCAGAAAGCAGAGCCGCGCGCGCTGAAAAAGGTCACCCTGCTGGCCGACAAAGCCGGCCAGGCCGAAGTCGAGCGTGCGGTCAAGCATGCCAGCGCCATCGCCAGCGGCATGGCCTTCACCCGCGACCTCGGCAACCTGCCGCCCAACCTTTGCCACCCAAGCTACCTGGCCGAACAGGCCAAGGAGCTGGGCAAGGCGCACAAGGCCCTCAAGGTTGAAGTGCTGGACGAGAAAAAGATCAAGGACCTGGGCATGGGCGCGTTCTACGCCGTGGGCCAGGGCAGCGACCAGCCGCCACGCCTGATCGTGCTCAATTACCAGGGCGGCAAAAAGGCCGACAAGCCATTCGTGCTGGTGGGTAAAGGTATTACCTTCGACACCGGCGGCATCAGCCTCAAGCCAGGCGCCGGCATGGATGAAATGAAGTACGACATGTGCGGCGCCGCCAGCGTGTTCGGCACCCTGCGTGCAGTGCTCGAGCTGCAACTGCCGATCAACTTGGTGTGCCTGCTGGCCTGCGCCGAGAACATGCCAAGCGGCGGTGCCACCCGCCCAGGTGACATCGTCACCACCATGAGCGGTCAGACCGTGGAAATCCTCAACACCGACGCTGAAGGCCGCCTGGTGCTGTGCGACACCCTGACCTACGCCGAGCGCTTCAAGCCGCAGGCGGTCATCGACATCGCCACCCTGACCGGCGCCTGCATCGTCGCCCTGGGCAGCCACACCTCCGGCCTGATGGGCAATAACGACGACCTGGTCGGGCAGTTGCTCGATGCCGGCAAGCGCGCCGACGACCGTGCCTGGCAGTTGCCGCTGTTCGAGGAATACCAGGAGCAACTGGACAGCCCGTTCGCCGACATGGGCAACATCGGTGGGCCGAAGGCCGGTACGATCACCGCGGGTTGCTTCCTGTCGCGCTTCGCCAAAGCCTACAACTGGGCGCACATGGACATTGCCGGTACCGCCTGGGTCAGTGGCGGCAAGGACAAAGGCGCCACTGGCCGCCCGGTACCTCTGCTGACCCAGTACCTGCTGGACCGCGCTGGCGCCTGA
- the lptF gene encoding LPS export ABC transporter permease LptF, translating to MIVFRYLSREVLVTLSAVSAVLLVIIMSGRFIKYLAQAAQGVLDPGVLFLIMGFRLPGFLQLILPLGLFLGILLAYGRLYLESEMTVLSATGMSQQRLLGMTMAPAALVALLVAWLSLSLAPLGVAQVQQIISQQDALTEFDTLVPGRFQTLRDGSRVTYTEQLSDDRINLGGVFISEKRFNQDKTKDRAPSVLVAEKGHQEIQADGNRYLVLENGYRYDGNPGQADYRAIKYDTYGVLLPKPEVAEEVTEREALPTSELIGKEGLRERAELQWRLSLPILVFVVTLLAVPLSRVNPRQGRFLKLLPAILLYMAYLTMLISVRGALEKGKLPIALGMWWVHGLFLLIGLGLMYWEPLRLKRAARRAEVAHG from the coding sequence TTGATCGTCTTTCGTTATCTGTCCCGCGAGGTCCTGGTCACCTTGAGCGCCGTCAGCGCTGTGCTGTTGGTGATCATCATGAGCGGGCGCTTCATCAAGTACCTGGCCCAGGCTGCCCAGGGCGTGCTCGACCCGGGCGTGTTGTTCCTGATCATGGGCTTCCGCTTGCCAGGCTTCCTGCAACTGATTCTGCCTCTGGGGCTGTTCCTCGGCATCCTCCTGGCTTACGGGCGCCTGTACCTGGAAAGCGAGATGACCGTGCTGTCGGCCACTGGCATGAGCCAGCAGCGCCTGCTGGGCATGACCATGGCGCCGGCTGCCCTGGTTGCCCTGCTGGTGGCCTGGCTGAGCCTGAGCCTGGCCCCCCTGGGCGTTGCCCAGGTGCAGCAGATCATCAGCCAGCAGGATGCCCTGACCGAGTTCGACACCTTGGTGCCGGGCCGCTTCCAGACCTTGCGTGATGGCTCGCGGGTAACCTATACCGAGCAACTGTCGGATGACCGCATCAACCTGGGCGGGGTGTTCATCTCCGAGAAGCGCTTCAACCAGGACAAGACCAAGGACCGCGCCCCGTCGGTGCTGGTCGCCGAGAAAGGCCACCAGGAAATCCAGGCCGACGGCAACCGCTACCTGGTGCTGGAAAACGGTTACCGCTACGACGGCAACCCGGGCCAGGCCGACTACCGCGCCATCAAGTACGACACCTACGGCGTGCTGCTGCCCAAGCCGGAAGTCGCCGAGGAAGTGACCGAGCGCGAAGCGCTTCCCACCTCCGAACTGATCGGCAAGGAGGGCCTGCGTGAGCGCGCCGAGCTGCAATGGCGGTTGTCGCTGCCGATCCTGGTGTTCGTCGTCACCCTGCTGGCGGTGCCGCTGTCGCGGGTCAACCCGCGCCAGGGCCGCTTCCTCAAGCTGCTGCCGGCAATTCTTCTGTACATGGCCTACCTGACAATGCTGATTTCCGTACGCGGCGCCCTCGAGAAGGGCAAACTGCCGATCGCCCTGGGCATGTGGTGGGTCCACGGCCTGTTCCTGCTGATCGGCCTTGGCCTGATGTACTGGGAGCCGCTGCGCCTCAAACGTGCCGCCCGCCGTGCGGAGGTGGCCCATGGCTAA
- the lptG gene encoding LPS export ABC transporter permease LptG has translation MAKLDRYIGQSVLLAILAVLGIILGLASLFAFIDEMGDLSDTYTVMEAGNFVLLTAPRRLYEMLPMAALIGCLIGLGSLASSSELTIMRAAGVSIGRIVWAVMKPMLVLMLVGLLIGEYVAPVTENKAQADRSLAQGGGEAQSSKRGMWHRQGEEYVHINAVQPDGLLLGVTRYRFDSERKIVTSSFARRAQYQNDHWLLADVRTTYFRGDHTEVVNAPEERWDVSLTPELLNTVILAPESLSITGLWDYIHYLSDQGLNNSRYWLAFWTKVLQPMVTAALVLMAISFIFGPLRSVTLGQRVFTGVLVGFVFRIGQDLLGPSSQVFGFPPLLAVVIPAGICALAGVWLLRRAG, from the coding sequence ATGGCTAAGCTCGATCGCTACATCGGCCAGAGCGTGCTGCTGGCCATCCTGGCCGTGCTGGGGATCATCCTCGGCCTGGCTTCGCTTTTCGCCTTCATCGATGAAATGGGCGACCTGAGCGACACCTACACGGTGATGGAAGCGGGTAACTTTGTTCTGCTTACCGCACCTCGGCGGCTGTATGAAATGCTGCCAATGGCCGCCCTGATCGGTTGCCTGATCGGCCTGGGCAGTCTGGCCAGCAGCAGCGAGCTGACCATCATGCGTGCGGCCGGCGTGTCCATTGGCCGTATCGTCTGGGCGGTGATGAAGCCGATGCTGGTGCTGATGCTGGTGGGGCTGCTGATTGGCGAATATGTGGCACCGGTGACCGAGAACAAGGCCCAGGCCGACCGTTCCCTGGCCCAGGGTGGTGGTGAAGCACAAAGCTCCAAACGTGGCATGTGGCACCGCCAGGGCGAGGAGTACGTGCACATCAACGCCGTACAGCCCGATGGCCTGCTGCTGGGCGTGACCCGCTACCGCTTCGACAGCGAGCGCAAGATTGTCACCTCGAGCTTTGCCCGCCGTGCGCAGTACCAGAACGACCACTGGCTGCTCGCCGATGTGCGTACCACCTACTTCCGCGGCGACCACACCGAGGTGGTCAACGCGCCGGAGGAGCGCTGGGATGTTTCGCTCACGCCAGAACTGCTCAATACCGTGATCCTCGCGCCGGAGTCGCTTTCGATTACCGGGTTGTGGGATTACATCCACTACTTGTCTGATCAGGGCCTGAACAACTCCCGCTACTGGCTGGCGTTCTGGACCAAGGTGCTGCAGCCGATGGTAACGGCGGCCCTGGTGCTGATGGCGATTTCGTTCATCTTTGGCCCGCTGCGTTCGGTAACCCTTGGTCAGCGCGTATTCACGGGTGTACTGGTGGGCTTCGTGTTTCGCATTGGCCAGGACCTGCTTGGGCCGTCGAGCCAGGTATTCGGCTTCCCGCCACTGCTGGCGGTGGTGATACCAGCGGGCATCTGTGCCTTGGCCGGTGTGTGGTTGTTGCGCCGGGCAGGGTAA
- a CDS encoding RDD family protein, whose product MSKPLLTPQGDFPPVGLGRRLAAMFYDFLLCTALLIVTAGAYKMIQMSIIGEARMRELTEAGALDGDPLLSTVLLFALFGFFAKFWTHGGQTLGMQVWGVRVQNADGSAISLWQALLRFVVSIASWLCLGLGFFWVLIDKRKRGWHDIYSESQLVRVPKQKK is encoded by the coding sequence ATGTCCAAGCCTCTACTCACTCCCCAGGGGGATTTTCCACCGGTCGGCCTGGGCCGGCGCCTGGCAGCGATGTTCTATGACTTTTTACTGTGCACCGCACTGCTGATCGTGACCGCCGGCGCCTACAAGATGATTCAGATGTCGATCATCGGCGAAGCACGCATGCGCGAGCTGACCGAGGCCGGCGCACTGGATGGCGACCCATTGCTGTCTACGGTATTGCTGTTTGCCCTGTTCGGCTTCTTTGCCAAGTTCTGGACCCACGGCGGGCAGACGCTGGGTATGCAGGTATGGGGCGTTCGGGTGCAGAATGCCGATGGCTCGGCCATCAGCCTGTGGCAGGCGCTGTTGCGGTTCGTCGTGTCGATCGCCTCGTGGCTGTGCCTGGGGCTGGGTTTTTTCTGGGTGCTGATCGACAAGCGCAAGCGCGGTTGGCATGACATCTATTCGGAAAGCCAGCTGGTGCGGGTGCCGAAGCAGAAGAAATAA
- a CDS encoding cold-shock protein, translated as MAERQKGTVKWFNDEKGYGFITPESGPDLFVHFRAIEGNGFKSLKEGQQVTFEAVQGQKGMQADKVQPV; from the coding sequence ATGGCTGAGCGTCAGAAGGGTACCGTCAAGTGGTTCAATGACGAAAAAGGTTACGGCTTCATCACCCCAGAAAGCGGTCCGGATCTCTTCGTTCACTTCCGCGCTATCGAAGGCAACGGCTTCAAGAGCCTGAAAGAAGGCCAGCAAGTCACCTTCGAAGCAGTCCAAGGCCAGAAAGGCATGCAGGCTGACAAGGTTCAACCTGTCTGA
- the gcvT gene encoding glycine cleavage system aminomethyltransferase GcvT produces MSETLLKTPLHALHLELGARMVPFAGYDMPVQYPLGVLKEHLHTREQAGLFDVSHMGQIILRGADAAKALESLVPVDIIDLPVGMQRYAMFTNEQGGILDDLMVANLGEDTLFLVVNAACKEQDLAHLQTHIGSRCEVQPLFEERALLALQGPAAVKVLERLAPEVAGMTFMQFRRVKLLGVDCFVSRSGYTGEDGYEISVPVNAADALARRLMAEPEVQPIGLGARDSLRLEAGLCLYGHDMNSETTPIEASLLWAISKVRRADGARAAGFPGAEAIFAHVRDGVARKRVGLLPQERTPVREGADIVDANDKPVGKVCSGGFGPTLAAPVAMGYIDSEHAALDTALFAVVRGKKVALKVSKMPFVTPRYYRG; encoded by the coding sequence ATGTCCGAAACACTGCTCAAGACCCCACTGCATGCCCTGCATCTGGAACTGGGTGCACGCATGGTGCCGTTCGCCGGCTACGACATGCCGGTGCAGTACCCGCTGGGCGTGCTCAAGGAACACCTGCACACCCGCGAGCAGGCCGGCCTGTTCGACGTCTCGCACATGGGCCAGATCATTCTGCGTGGCGCTGACGCCGCCAAGGCGCTGGAAAGCCTGGTACCGGTGGACATCATCGACCTGCCAGTGGGTATGCAGCGCTATGCCATGTTCACCAATGAGCAAGGCGGCATTCTCGACGACCTGATGGTTGCCAACCTGGGCGAGGACACCCTGTTCCTGGTCGTCAACGCCGCCTGCAAGGAGCAGGACCTGGCTCACCTGCAAACCCACATCGGCAGCCGTTGCGAGGTGCAGCCGCTGTTCGAGGAGCGTGCCCTGCTCGCCCTGCAAGGCCCGGCTGCAGTCAAGGTGCTGGAACGCCTGGCTCCAGAAGTGGCCGGCATGACCTTCATGCAGTTCCGCCGGGTAAAACTGCTGGGTGTGGACTGCTTCGTCAGCCGCTCGGGCTACACCGGCGAAGACGGCTACGAGATCTCGGTACCGGTCAACGCTGCCGACGCCTTGGCCCGCCGCCTGATGGCCGAGCCGGAAGTACAGCCGATCGGCTTGGGCGCACGCGACTCGCTGCGCCTGGAAGCTGGCCTGTGCCTGTATGGCCACGACATGAACAGCGAGACTACGCCGATCGAAGCCAGCCTGCTGTGGGCAATTTCCAAGGTGCGCCGTGCCGACGGTGCACGTGCTGCCGGCTTCCCGGGTGCCGAGGCGATCTTCGCCCACGTGCGCGATGGTGTTGCGCGCAAACGTGTCGGCCTGCTGCCGCAGGAGCGTACGCCTGTTCGTGAAGGTGCGGACATTGTCGACGCAAACGATAAACCGGTGGGTAAAGTGTGCAGCGGGGGCTTTGGCCCGACACTCGCTGCCCCTGTCGCCATGGGTTATATCGATAGTGAACATGCTGCACTCGACACCGCACTGTTTGCCGTGGTGCGTGGAAAGAAGGTGGCCTTGAAAGTCAGCAAAATGCCTTTCGTGACACCACGTTACTACCGTGGCTGA